The Streptococcus oralis DNA window ATTGTTGATAAGCTCAAGAAAATCATCCCTCGTCAACAATTTGAAGTGCCGATTCAAGCAGCTATTGGGCACAAGATCGTGGCCCGTACTGATATCAAGGCCCTTCGTAAGAACGTACTTGCTAAGTGTTACGGCGGTGACGTTTCTCGTAAACGCAAACTCCTTGAAAAACAAAAAGCTGGTAAGAAACGCATGAAAGCGATCGGATCAGTAGAAGTCCCACAAGAAGCTTTCCTTAGCGTCTTAAGCATGGATGAAGAATAGAAATAGAAAACAAAACTCTTGAAGATTTTTCAAGAGTTTTTGCTTTAAATGTGAGCTATAAAATCGGAAGCTAACAGAATCGATCAGGTTAGAATTTGACAGAAGTCCTTATTTTTCTTATAATGCAGATGGAAAGGTGGTAGGATGAAAAAATTATTAATTTTAGGTACTGTAGTTACTATTAGTGCTTTTTTAGCTTCATGCTCTAATAAATCGCAAACAGCAACCGAAGAAAGTTCGTCTGCAGTTGTTAGTTCTTCAAGAAGTCAGGAGACGAGTAGCCCTAGCTCTGCTGTTTCTGAAGCGAAAAAGGAAGAGACGCAAATCATCGGCTCGAATGAGTATGGTTTTGTCAAGGTACCCAAATCATGGGTTCGATTCCATGAAGTAGAAGGTGGAAATGATATACAGTATTGTGATGGCACAGATATCAACATTGTTACGCTGAATACCTTCAAGGCTGAGCAATTTAATATCAGTCAAGAAGAATATGCTAAATTGGATGTTGTGACTGTCTCATCTAGTATTTTAACTTCCAAAGAACAAAGCTCTGATTTCAGTAAGGTTTGGGGCTCTAAATCAACCATTGGAGGTTATGAAGCCTATGTTGTCAATGCAATTGCTAAGTCAGGGAAATACCTCGTTACCTGGGTTTTCCGATCAAATGATGGTAAAATCCGCTATGTTTCACTTGAAGGGGATGGGGAAACTTTAAAAACAATCTTACCGATGGTTGAAAGTAGCTGGTCAACTACTAAAGCTGAATAAATGAAAAAAAGAAGATCCTTGGTCTTCTTTTTATTTTTTTTTTTACGAATAGATAGATGAGTAGAAAAAGAAATGGAGTTGTATATGAAGATCACAAACTATGAGATTTACAAATTGAGAAAAGCTGGGCTGAGCAATCAACAAATTTTAACAGTTCTTGAATATGACGAGACTGTAGATCAGGAGCTCTTGCTAGGTGATATTGCAGAAATTTCAGGATGTCGCAATCCTGCGGTTTTTATGGAACGCTATTTCCAGATAGATGATACACAGTTGGAGAAAGAGTTCCAAAAATTTCCATCCTTCTCGATTCTTGATGACTGTTATCCTTGGAATCTGAGTGAGATTTATGATGCTCCAGCGCTCTTGTTTTATAAAGGAAATCTAGACCTGTTGAAATTTCCAAAGGTTGCTGTTGTAGGGAGTCGTTCATGTTCTAGTCAGGGAGCAAAGTCGGTTCAGAAAGTCATTCAAGGTTTGGAAAACGAGTTAATTGTGGTCAGTGGTTTAGCCAAAGGGATTGATACAGCTGCTCATATGGCTGCACTCCAGAATGGAGGAAGAACGATTGCCGTCATTGGAACAGGATTGGATGTTTTTTATCCCCGAGCCAATAAACGTTTGCAGGAACACATTGGCAATCACCATTTGGTACTTAGCGAGTACGGACCTGGTGAAGAACCCTTGAAATTTCACTTTCCAGCTCGTAATCGCATCATTGCTGGACTATGCCGTGGCGTTATTGTAGCAGAGGCAAGGATGCGTTCAGGGAGTCTCATTACCTGTGAGCGAGCTATGGAGGAGGGGCGTGATGTTTTTGCCATTCCAGGAAACATTCTAGATGGCCATTCAGATGGCTGTCACCACCTGATCCAAGAGGGGGCAAAGCTGATTTCCAGTGGTCAAGATGTGTTGGCTGAGTTTGAATTTTAAGGAGAAATTTGTTCACTCAGATAAACTTTTCTTCTATATATAGGACTTAGGTCTTGACAGCTATAGAAAAATGGTTTACACTTTATAAAGTTTATTACTTTGAAAAGGTGTGATAGTGTGGCTACGGCAACAAAGAAGAAAAAATCAACAGTTAAAAAAAATCTAGTCATCGTAGAGTCGCCTGCTAAGGCGAAAACGATTGAGAAATATCTAGGCAGAAATTACAAGGTTTTAGCCAGTGTCGGGCATATCCGTGATTTGAAGAAATCCAGTATGTCAGTCGACATTGAAAATAACTATGAACCACAGTATATCAATATCCGAGGAAAAGGTCCTCTCATCAATGACTTAAAAAAAGAAGCTAAAAAAGCCAATAAAGTCTTTCTAGCAAGTGACCCGGACCGTGAAGGAGAAGCGATTTCCTGGCATTTGGCTCACATTCTCAACTTGGATGAAAATGATGCCAACCGTGTAGTCTTTAATGAAATCACCAAAGACGCAGTAAAAAATGCCTTTAAAGAACCTCGCAAGATTGACATGGACTTGGTCGACGCCCAACAAGCTCGTCGAGTCTTAGACCGCTTGGTAGGGTATTCGATTTCGCCTATTTTGTGGAAAAAGGTCAAGAAGGGCTTATCAGCAGGACGCGTGCAGTCTGTTGCCCTTAAGCTCATCATTGACCGTGAAAATGAAATCAATGCCTTCCAACCAGAAGAATACTGGACAATTGATGGTGTTTTTAAGAAGGGAACCAAACAATTTCAGGCTTCTTTCTATGGTATGAATGGCAAAAAGATGAAATTGACCACCAATGAAGAGGTCAAAGAAGTCTTGTCCCATTTGACTAGTAAAGATTTCACAGTAGACCAGGTAGATAAGAAAGAACGCAAACGCAATGCGCCCCTACCGTATACAACTTCAACCATGCAGATGGATGCTGCTAACAAAATCAATTTCCGTACTCGAAAGACTATGATGGTAGCCCAACAGCTCTATGAAGGGATCAATATTGGATCGGGCGTGCAAGGTTTGATTACCTATATGCGTACAGACTCGACTCGTATCAGTCCTGTGGCTCAGAACGAAGCAGCAAGCTATATTAACGACCGCTTTGGTAGCAAGTATTCCAAGCATGGTAGCAAGGTCAAGAATGCCTCAGGTGCTCAAGATGCCCACGAAGCCATTCGTCCATCTAGTGTCTTTAACACACCTGAAAGCATCGCTAAGTACTTGGACAAAGACCAGCTTAAGCTCTATACCCTTATCTGGAACCGTTTTGTGGCTAGCCAGATGACAGCTGCTATCTTTGATACCATGGCTGTCAAACTCTCTCAAAATGGAGTCCAATTCGCGGCAAATGGTAGTCAAGTTAAGTTTGATGGTTATCTTGCTATCTACAATGACTCTGACAAGAACAAAATGTTGCCAGATATGGCTGTTGGAGATGTGGTCAAGCAGGTCAATAGCAAGCCAGAACAACATTTCACTCAACCACCTGCTCGCTATTCGGAAGCGACTCTTATCAAGACCTTGGAAGAAAATGGGGTTGGACGTCCGTCAACTTACGCTCCGACCATTGAAACCATCCAAAAACGTTACTACGTTCGTCTAGCAGCAAAACGTTTTGAACCAACAGAGTTGGGTGAAATTGTTAATAAACTCATTGTTGAATATTTCCCAGATATCGTAAATGTGACCTTCACAGCTGAAATGGAAGGAAAACTGGATGATGTCGAAGTTGGTAAAGAGCAGTGGCAACGGGTCATTGACGCCTTTTACAAACCATTCTCTAAAGAAGTAGCCAAGGCTGAATCCGAAATGGAAAAAATCCAGATCAAGGATGAGCCAGCTGGATTTGACTGTGAAGTTTGTGGCAGTCCAATGGTAATTAAGCTAGGACGTTTTGGTAAATTCTATGCTTGTAGCAACTTCCCAGACTGCCGTCATACACAAGCGATTGTTAAGGAGATTGGTGTCGAGTGTCCAAGCTGTCATCAAGGACAAATCATTGAACGCAAAACCAAGCGCAATCGTATCTTCTATGGTTGCAATCGCTATCCAGAATGTGAGTTTACTTCCTGGGACAAACCAATTGGCCGTGACTGTCCAAAATGCGGACACTTCCTAGTGGAGAAAAAAGTCCGTGGTGGTGGCAAGCAGGTTGTATGTAGTAATGGCGACTACGAAGAAGAGAAAATTAAATAAAATGCAGAGTCCTGAAATTGAATTTCAGGCTCTTTTTACTTGAAGCTTGACAAATTTCCCCCTTGTGTGCGAAACTAGAGGAAGAGTAATTTATCTAGGAGAAATCATGCGTATCATTTATCTCTGTATTGGCTTTATTTCACTGGCTTTAGCTGTTATTGGAGTTGTCCTACCACTTTTGCCAACAACACCCTTTCTTTTGTTAGCTATCGCTTGCTTTTCAAAATCTTCTAAGCGTTTTGAAGACTGGCTTTATCATACAAAGCTTTATCAGACTTATGTAGCGGACTTTCGGGAAACCAAGTCAATCGCGCGTGAACGAAAGAAAAAAATTATCGTATCTATCTATATCTTGATGGGGATTTCTATTTATTTTGCCCCTCTTTTACCAGTCAAAATCGGTCTGGGAGCCCTGACTATCTTTATTACCTACTATCTCTTTAAAGTCATTCCTGACAAAGAATAGATAAAAATAGTAGTTATTTGCCTTGATAAAAATGAAAGCATATTTAAAATAATATGATATAATAAATTCAAAGAAAACATCAAGGAGAATCAAATGATTTACGAATTTTGCGCTGAAAATGTGACCTTGCTTGAAAAAGCGATGCAGGCTGGAGCTCGTCGAATCGAACTTTGTGACAATCTAGCTGTAGGAGGAACAACGCCAAGTTATGGAGTGACCAAGGCAGCGGTTGAATTGGCAGCTAATTATGATAGCACCATCATGACTATGATTCGTCCCCGTGGTGGCGACTTTGTCTATACTGATCTTGAAATAGCGATCATGCTAGAAGACATTCGTTTGACTGCACAGGCTGGAAGTCAAGGGGTTGTATTTGGGACATTAACTGCTGATAAAAAGTTAGATAAGCCTAATCTTGAGAAGCTGATTGCCGCATCTAAAGGAATGGAAATTGTCTTTCACATGGCCTTTGATGAATTGAGTGATGAAGACCAGTTAGAAGCCATTGACTGGCTCAGCCAAGCTGGTGTCACTCGTATCTTAACTCGTGCTGGTGTGTCTGGAGACTCGCTAGAGAAACGTTTCGCTCATTATCACAGAATTTTGGAACATGCTAAAGGTAAAATTGAAATTCTACCAGGTGGGGGGATTGACTTGGATAACCGTCAAACCTTTATCGACCAGCTGGGTGTGACACAATTGCATGGAACTAAGGTTGTCTTTTAAAAAATAGAAAGGAACTGCTAGCTTTTGGTAGCAGTTTTCACTTATGTTTGAAATTTTTAAATCCTATCAGTTTAATAAAGAAAAAGCTCATGCCTATGGTTTTGTAGAAAATGGAGAAGTCTGGACCTATAGTTGCCAGATTTTGCAGGGTGACTTTTACATGACAGTCACTATCACTCCTGATAATGTGAGATTTCATGTCTTTGACCAGGAAACTGGTGATCTCTATCCTCAAGTACATATGGAAAGTATGCGGGGAAGTTTTGTCGGAAGTGTCCGTGAGGCTTGTTTGGAGACTCTCTACCAGATTCGGAAGGCTTGCTTTGATGTACAGGATTTTATCTGCCCTCAGACTAAGCGTATCATTGCTCAAGTTCAGGAAAAGTATGGTAATCAGTTGGAGTATCTGTGGGAAAAGTCTCCTGATACAGCTGTATTGCGCCATGAAGGCAATCAAAAGTGGTATGCTGTTGTGATGAGAATCCCATGGGATAAGCTGGAAAAGGGGAGAGAAGGGCTAGTCGAAGCAGTCAACCTCAAACACGACCAAGTAGCTGACATGCTTTCACAAAAGGGTATTTATCCAGCTTTTCATATGAATAAACGCTACTGGCTTAGTCTGGCACTTGATGATAGTTTGCAAGATGAAGAAGTGATAGAACTCATCGAAAAAAGTTGGAACTTGACTGTGAAAAAATAAGAAAATTCGCTTGAGTTTTCAAATACTTTCAATTAGCAAAATATTCTTTACTGAAGAAATTTTCAGAAAATAATGGATTTTTTCTTGACAAGTGTTTTTAGCTATGCTAAAATACTAAACAAGATATCAAACGAAGGAGAAAGTCAAACATGAAAACAGCTAAGTTTAATCAATTTGCTTTGTTGTTGAGGTACTCGGGCTAGTGCAAAAGCATTAGTCCTGTTTGGCTTACCAAGCGGGAGTAAATCAACATCTCGCTTGGGCTTCTGAGCGAGATGTTTTTTTAAAACCACATTTGGAAAAGGGGAAATCTTATGCGTAAAGTTGAATTTTTTGATACAAGCCTTCGTGATGGGGAACAAACACCTGGTGTTAACTTTTCAATAAAGGAAAAAGTTTCCATTGCAAGACAGCTGGAGAAATGGGGAATTTCTGTAATTGAAGCTGGTTTTCCGGCTGCTAGTCCAGATTCATTTATAGCTGTTCAAGAAATTGCTAAAGCCATGAAAAAAACAGCAGTGACAGGATTAGCTCGTTCTGTAAAATCTGATATTGATGCTTGTTATGAGGCTCTTAAGGATGCCAAGTATCCTCAAATTCATGTCTTTATTGCTACTAGTCCGATTCACCGCAAGTATAAGCTCAATAAGAGCAAGGAAGAGATTTTAGAAGCTATCAAGGAACATGTTTCTTATGCACGTTCTAAGTTTGAAATCGTCGAATTCTCTCCTGAAGATGCGACTAGAACAGAGTTGGATTTCCTCTTACAAGTCGTTCAAACAGCGGTCGATGCAGGTGCATCTTATATCAATATCCCTGACACAGTTGGCTTTACGACTCCAGAAGAGTTTGCTCGTATCTTTGATTACTTGACTGAAAATATTAAATCAGATCATAAAGTTGTCTTTGGTGTCCACTGTCACGATGATCTCGGTATGGCAACTGCAAATACTTTGACAGCAATTAAACACGGTGCTGGACGTGTCCAGGGAACTATTAATGGTATCGGTGAACGCGCAGGTAATGTTGCTCTTGAAGAAGTAGCTGTTGCTTTGAAGATTCGTGAGGATTTCTTCCAAGCAACTAGTGATATTGTTTTGGATGAAACAATGAATACGTCTGAAATGGTTTCTCGCTTTTCTGGTATTCCAGTTCCTAAAAACAAGGCTGTGGTTGGTGGTAATGCCTTCTCTCACGAGTCTGGTATTCACCAAGATGGAGTCCTTAAAAATCCTCTCACTTATGAAATCATCACACCTGAATTGGTCGGTGTTAAGAGCAATAGTCTTCCGCTTGGTAAATTGTCAGGTCGCCATGCCTTTGTTGAAAAACTAAGAGAATTGGCACTAGACTTTACTGAAGAAGACATCAAACCACTCTTTGCTAAGTTCAAGGCGCTGGCGGACAAAAAGCAAGAAATCACAGATGCAGATATTCGAGCTCTGGTCGCTGGTACCATGGTTGAAAACCCAGAAGGCTTCCATTTTGATGATTTGCAACTTCAAACCCATGCAGATAATAAGATTGAAGCCCTCGTTAGTCTGGCTAATATGGATGGTGAAAAAGTCGAATTTAATGCGACAGGGCAAGGTTCCGTTGAAGCGATCTTTAACGCTATCGATAAGTTCTTTAACCAATCTGTCCGCTTGGTGTCCTATACCATCGATGCGGTAACAGATGGAATCGATGCCCAAGCTCGGGTTTTGGTCACTGTTGAAAACAGAGATACAGAAACCATCTTTAACGCAGCAGGTCTTGATTTCGATGTATTGAAGGCTTCCGCTATTGCCTATATCAATGCCAATACTTTTGTTCAAAAAGAGAATGCAGGTGAGATGGGGCATAGCGTTTCCTACCGAGACATGCCTAGTGTGTAAAGGAGAAGGCTATGACAAAGAAAATAGTAGCTCTAGCAGGGGATGGAATCGGTCCAGAAATCATGGAAGCTGGTTTAGCGGTTCTGGAAGCTCTAGCTTCAAAAACAGGATTTGACTATGAGATAGAAAGACGCCCCTTTGGAGGTGCGGGTATTGATGCTGTGGGGCATCCCTTACCTGATGAAACCCTCAAGGCATCTAGAGAAGCAGATGCTATTCTCCTAGCGGCTATCGGTAGTCCCCAGTATGATGGGGCAGCGATTCGGCCTGAACAAGGCTTGCTGGCTCTCCGTAAGGAACTCAATCTCTATGCCAATATTCGGCCTGTTAAGATTTTTGACAGTCTCAAGCATTTGTCACCTCTCAAACCGGAACGAATTGCTGGTGTTGACTTTGTCGTGGTACGTGAGTTGACAGGTGGTATCTACTTTGGAGATCATATCCTTGAAGAGCGGAAAGCGCGTGATATCAACGACTACAGCTATGAGGAAGTAGTGCGGATTATTCGTAAGGCCTTTGAAATCGCAGGAAGTCGCAGAAAAATCGTTACTAGTATCGATAAGCAAAATGTTCTAGCGACTTCAAAACTCTGGCGCAGAGTAGCTGAGGAGGTTGCGCAAGATTTTCCAGATGTAACCTTGGAGCACCAGTTGGTGGACTCAGCTGCCATGCTCATGATTACCAATCCTGCCAAGTTTGATGTCATCGTGACAGAGAATCTTTTCGGAGATATCTTATCTGATGAATCAAGCGTTCTATCAGGCACTCTTGGTGTTATGCCATCAGCCAGTCATTCTGAAAAGGGGCCAAGTCTTTATGAGCCTATTCACGGTTCAGCGCCTGATATTGCAGGTCAAGGAATTGCCAATCCTATCTCTATGATTTTGTCAGTTGCTATGATGTTGAGAGACAGTTTTGGACGTTATGAGGATGCAGAGCGTATCGAGCGTGCTGTTGAAGCTAGTTTAGCGGCTGGCATTTTAACAAGAGATATTGGAGGACAGGCTTCGACTAAGGAAATGACAGAAGCCATCATTGAAAGATTATGAAGATAAATGAAGGAATCACGCTTGCCTTCTTGATTTGGAATTTGCTGATTTTCTTGATTTATGGCATTGACAAATCCAAGGCAAGAAGAGGTGCTTGGCGCGTCCCAGAGAAAATCTTACTCATTTTAGCCCTTACTTGTGGTGGTTTTGGTGCCTGGTTGGCAGGAATCACCTTTCACCACAAGACTAGAAAATGGTATTTTAAAACAGTTTGGTTTCTCGGGATGGTGACCACACTAGTAGCCTTATATTTTATTTGGAGGTAATGGATGGTAGGAAAAACGATTTTTGATAAATTATGGGACCGTCATGTCATCACAGGAGAAGAAGGGCAACCCCAACTCATGTATGTAGATCAGCACTATATTCATGAAGTGACCAGTCCCCAAGCTTTTCAAGGATTACGAGATGCAGGCCGCAGATTGAGACGGCCCGACTTGACATTTGGGACCTTTGATCACAATGTACCAACCGTCAATATCTACGATATTCGAGATGTGATTTCTAAGGCTCAAATTGATAAGCTCGCTGAAAATGTTGAGGAGTTTGGGATTGAACATGCGGCCCACGGTTCTGAAAAGCAGGGCATCGTTCACATGGTTGGTCCAGAAACAGGACGGACGCAACCAGGAAAATTCATCGTTTGTGGAGATAGCCACACAGCTACTCACGGAGCTTTCGGAGCTATCGCCTTTGGGATTGGGACCAGTGAGGTTGAGCATGTCTTTGCTACCCAGACACTCTGGCAAGTTAAACCTAAGAAAATGCTGGTAGAATTCGCTGGTGTTCCTCAAAAAGGAGTTTACTCTAAGGATTACATTCTCGCTTTAATTGCCAAGTATGGCGTTGCTTGTGGTGTAGGATATGTGGTGGAATATCGTGGGCAAGCGATTGATGCACTGACCATGGAAGAGAGAATGACCATCTGCAATATGTCCATCGAGTTTGGCTCTAAGATGGGCATCATGAATCCAGATCAAACTACCTATGACTATCTCAAGGGACGGGAATGTGTTCCAGAGGATTTCGAGGAGGCTGTTGCTGACTGGAAGACGCTTGTCAGCGATGAGGATGCTGTTTATGATAAGGTTATCCGGATGGATGTCTCAGACTTGGCTCCTATGGTGACCTGGGGAACCAATCCTGCTATGGGCGTTGACTTTGACAGTAGCTTCCCAGAAATTAAGGATATGAACGATGAACGTGCTTATCATTACATGGACTTGGAGCCTGGTCAAAAGCCAGCGGACATTGAACTAGGATATATTTTTATCGGGTCTTGTACCAATGCTCGACTCAGTGACTTGCAACTGGCTGCTCGATTTGTCAAAGGGAAGAAAATAGCTCCTAACTTAACTGCTATCGTGGTTCCAGGCTCTCGTCCTGTCAAACGAGCTGCTGAGAAGTTGGGCTTGGATAAGGTTTTCTTAGATGCTGGCTTTGAGTGGCGAGACCCAGGTTGCTCTATGTGCCTAGGGATGAATCCCGACAAGGTTCCTGATGGTGTTCACTGCGCTTCAACTAGCAATCGTAACTTTGAAGACAGACAGGGATTTGGTGCTAAGACCCATCTCTGCAGTCCAGCCATGGCAGCTGCAGCGGCTATCGCAGGGCGCTTCGTAGATGTTCGGCAAATGCCAGAGGCCCAGTAAGGAGAGGATATGGAGAAATTTACAGTTTATACGGGAACGACCGTTCCTCTCATGAACGATAACATCGACACCGACCAAATCCTCCCCAAGCAATTTCTCAAGTTGATTGATAAAAAAGGCTTTGGTAAGTACCTTATGTATGCTTGGCGTTATCTGGACGATAACTACACTGAGGATCCAGATTTTGTTTTTAACCGACCTGAATATCGTAAAGCTAGTATTCTCATCTCGGGGGATAACTTTGGTGCGGGGTCTTCGAGGGAACACGCAGCTTGGGCTCTAGCTGACTATGGTTTTAAGGTCGTGATTGCAGGATCTTTCGGGGACATTCATTACAATAATGAACTCAATAATGGCATGTTGCCTATTGTTCAGCCCAGAGAGGTTAGAGAGAAACTAGCCCAGCTCAAACCAACTGACCAGGTAACTGTGGACTTGGAACAACAAAAAATCATCTCACCAGTTGGAGAATTCACTTTCGAAATAGATAGCGAGTGGAAACACAAGCTCTTAAATGGTTTGGATGATATTGGTATTACTTTGCAGTATGAAGATTTGATTGCTGCTTATGAAAAACAACGACCGGC harbors:
- a CDS encoding 2-isopropylmalate synthase — its product is MRKVEFFDTSLRDGEQTPGVNFSIKEKVSIARQLEKWGISVIEAGFPAASPDSFIAVQEIAKAMKKTAVTGLARSVKSDIDACYEALKDAKYPQIHVFIATSPIHRKYKLNKSKEEILEAIKEHVSYARSKFEIVEFSPEDATRTELDFLLQVVQTAVDAGASYINIPDTVGFTTPEEFARIFDYLTENIKSDHKVVFGVHCHDDLGMATANTLTAIKHGAGRVQGTINGIGERAGNVALEEVAVALKIREDFFQATSDIVLDETMNTSEMVSRFSGIPVPKNKAVVGGNAFSHESGIHQDGVLKNPLTYEIITPELVGVKSNSLPLGKLSGRHAFVEKLRELALDFTEEDIKPLFAKFKALADKKQEITDADIRALVAGTMVENPEGFHFDDLQLQTHADNKIEALVSLANMDGEKVEFNATGQGSVEAIFNAIDKFFNQSVRLVSYTIDAVTDGIDAQARVLVTVENRDTETIFNAAGLDFDVLKASAIAYINANTFVQKENAGEMGHSVSYRDMPSV
- the leuC gene encoding 3-isopropylmalate dehydratase large subunit, with the protein product MVGKTIFDKLWDRHVITGEEGQPQLMYVDQHYIHEVTSPQAFQGLRDAGRRLRRPDLTFGTFDHNVPTVNIYDIRDVISKAQIDKLAENVEEFGIEHAAHGSEKQGIVHMVGPETGRTQPGKFIVCGDSHTATHGAFGAIAFGIGTSEVEHVFATQTLWQVKPKKMLVEFAGVPQKGVYSKDYILALIAKYGVACGVGYVVEYRGQAIDALTMEERMTICNMSIEFGSKMGIMNPDQTTYDYLKGRECVPEDFEEAVADWKTLVSDEDAVYDKVIRMDVSDLAPMVTWGTNPAMGVDFDSSFPEIKDMNDERAYHYMDLEPGQKPADIELGYIFIGSCTNARLSDLQLAARFVKGKKIAPNLTAIVVPGSRPVKRAAEKLGLDKVFLDAGFEWRDPGCSMCLGMNPDKVPDGVHCASTSNRNFEDRQGFGAKTHLCSPAMAAAAAIAGRFVDVRQMPEAQ
- the topA gene encoding type I DNA topoisomerase — protein: MATATKKKKSTVKKNLVIVESPAKAKTIEKYLGRNYKVLASVGHIRDLKKSSMSVDIENNYEPQYINIRGKGPLINDLKKEAKKANKVFLASDPDREGEAISWHLAHILNLDENDANRVVFNEITKDAVKNAFKEPRKIDMDLVDAQQARRVLDRLVGYSISPILWKKVKKGLSAGRVQSVALKLIIDRENEINAFQPEEYWTIDGVFKKGTKQFQASFYGMNGKKMKLTTNEEVKEVLSHLTSKDFTVDQVDKKERKRNAPLPYTTSTMQMDAANKINFRTRKTMMVAQQLYEGINIGSGVQGLITYMRTDSTRISPVAQNEAASYINDRFGSKYSKHGSKVKNASGAQDAHEAIRPSSVFNTPESIAKYLDKDQLKLYTLIWNRFVASQMTAAIFDTMAVKLSQNGVQFAANGSQVKFDGYLAIYNDSDKNKMLPDMAVGDVVKQVNSKPEQHFTQPPARYSEATLIKTLEENGVGRPSTYAPTIETIQKRYYVRLAAKRFEPTELGEIVNKLIVEYFPDIVNVTFTAEMEGKLDDVEVGKEQWQRVIDAFYKPFSKEVAKAESEMEKIQIKDEPAGFDCEVCGSPMVIKLGRFGKFYACSNFPDCRHTQAIVKEIGVECPSCHQGQIIERKTKRNRIFYGCNRYPECEFTSWDKPIGRDCPKCGHFLVEKKVRGGGKQVVCSNGDYEEEKIK
- the leuB gene encoding 3-isopropylmalate dehydrogenase, which encodes MTKKIVALAGDGIGPEIMEAGLAVLEALASKTGFDYEIERRPFGGAGIDAVGHPLPDETLKASREADAILLAAIGSPQYDGAAIRPEQGLLALRKELNLYANIRPVKIFDSLKHLSPLKPERIAGVDFVVVRELTGGIYFGDHILEERKARDINDYSYEEVVRIIRKAFEIAGSRRKIVTSIDKQNVLATSKLWRRVAEEVAQDFPDVTLEHQLVDSAAMLMITNPAKFDVIVTENLFGDILSDESSVLSGTLGVMPSASHSEKGPSLYEPIHGSAPDIAGQGIANPISMILSVAMMLRDSFGRYEDAERIERAVEASLAAGILTRDIGGQASTKEMTEAIIERL
- a CDS encoding MmcQ/YjbR family DNA-binding protein, translated to MFEIFKSYQFNKEKAHAYGFVENGEVWTYSCQILQGDFYMTVTITPDNVRFHVFDQETGDLYPQVHMESMRGSFVGSVREACLETLYQIRKACFDVQDFICPQTKRIIAQVQEKYGNQLEYLWEKSPDTAVLRHEGNQKWYAVVMRIPWDKLEKGREGLVEAVNLKHDQVADMLSQKGIYPAFHMNKRYWLSLALDDSLQDEEVIELIEKSWNLTVKK
- a CDS encoding DUF1294 domain-containing protein; the encoded protein is MKINEGITLAFLIWNLLIFLIYGIDKSKARRGAWRVPEKILLILALTCGGFGAWLAGITFHHKTRKWYFKTVWFLGMVTTLVALYFIWR
- the leuD gene encoding 3-isopropylmalate dehydratase small subunit, which encodes MEKFTVYTGTTVPLMNDNIDTDQILPKQFLKLIDKKGFGKYLMYAWRYLDDNYTEDPDFVFNRPEYRKASILISGDNFGAGSSREHAAWALADYGFKVVIAGSFGDIHYNNELNNGMLPIVQPREVREKLAQLKPTDQVTVDLEQQKIISPVGEFTFEIDSEWKHKLLNGLDDIGITLQYEDLIAAYEKQRPAYWQD
- a CDS encoding copper homeostasis protein CutC codes for the protein MIYEFCAENVTLLEKAMQAGARRIELCDNLAVGGTTPSYGVTKAAVELAANYDSTIMTMIRPRGGDFVYTDLEIAIMLEDIRLTAQAGSQGVVFGTLTADKKLDKPNLEKLIAASKGMEIVFHMAFDELSDEDQLEAIDWLSQAGVTRILTRAGVSGDSLEKRFAHYHRILEHAKGKIEILPGGGIDLDNRQTFIDQLGVTQLHGTKVVF
- the dprA gene encoding DNA-processing protein DprA, whose amino-acid sequence is MKITNYEIYKLRKAGLSNQQILTVLEYDETVDQELLLGDIAEISGCRNPAVFMERYFQIDDTQLEKEFQKFPSFSILDDCYPWNLSEIYDAPALLFYKGNLDLLKFPKVAVVGSRSCSSQGAKSVQKVIQGLENELIVVSGLAKGIDTAAHMAALQNGGRTIAVIGTGLDVFYPRANKRLQEHIGNHHLVLSEYGPGEEPLKFHFPARNRIIAGLCRGVIVAEARMRSGSLITCERAMEEGRDVFAIPGNILDGHSDGCHHLIQEGAKLISSGQDVLAEFEF
- a CDS encoding YbaN family protein, with protein sequence MRIIYLCIGFISLALAVIGVVLPLLPTTPFLLLAIACFSKSSKRFEDWLYHTKLYQTYVADFRETKSIARERKKKIIVSIYILMGISIYFAPLLPVKIGLGALTIFITYYLFKVIPDKE